A region from the Agrobacterium cucumeris genome encodes:
- the zorA gene encoding anti-phage ZorAB system protein ZorA has translation MIQEIGSFVVASILGAANYLVKDAAAPGIVALGIVVLLVVFTAAFFREVVQRRKAVQWLKREIQNSPTGADFSRDIDVLSASIKKTGTNRYRRQLAAAWEKYRETLVPHEEDGKVVLRNAVRPSMFLNPEDLGFGVGFWRIVPGLFVSVGLFLTFLGLIAALSTMAQGAEIDSGVMRQLLSVASAKFIMSLTGLFCSIVFTILLRSIYGRLEQSIHELCAAIEQRLTYISLEALATEQLKATREQREHFRLIGMELVAEIGRPLREELPAAIQSSIAGAMAPIVERVGKLGAEGVGDMVSGISDKLTDSIGIALTEASQKISDAGERLGLLADRLDQSSGRIGSEMEGVTERVAQAVEDLRAAITNTAEVTGGTFNEGAEKLLAVMNRTLEGIRDNTGEGARAMSAAAEDMRQAAESFKQEIESAARTGTEAAQERMKLAGQQVSSAIGDAGKDVAEVFSRTSAEIARVAEEVSEKAGAGLLAPLAEIGSRLEGLVKQLNDGTSNMRRMADGVKAGADASEKAAGTFNGAASSLVAAVTPVKAVVDRMEGSIRQLTDSTQHAASTVSRSAEATAESAASALAAAKEILQAEAKSIENALGGVSVMLERLKGQGDRLDEMDGKLGQAFDLYTENVEKAVQGMFGHVRDLQERLNPALDTMREIVEQAEQFAPESRRA, from the coding sequence GTGATTCAGGAAATTGGAAGTTTCGTCGTTGCCTCGATTCTTGGCGCGGCGAATTATCTTGTAAAGGATGCGGCTGCTCCGGGTATTGTCGCTCTAGGAATTGTCGTTCTCCTGGTAGTTTTTACTGCGGCTTTCTTTCGAGAAGTCGTTCAGCGCAGGAAAGCAGTTCAGTGGCTAAAACGTGAAATTCAGAACAGCCCGACAGGCGCTGATTTTAGTCGTGATATCGACGTTCTTTCCGCCTCAATCAAGAAGACAGGCACGAACAGGTATCGCCGGCAATTGGCGGCTGCGTGGGAGAAATACAGAGAGACCCTTGTACCTCACGAGGAAGACGGCAAGGTTGTGCTTCGCAATGCCGTCCGACCGTCCATGTTTCTCAATCCAGAGGACTTGGGTTTTGGGGTTGGCTTTTGGCGCATCGTACCCGGTCTCTTTGTTTCGGTTGGGCTTTTTCTGACGTTCCTGGGGTTGATTGCCGCTCTCTCGACTATGGCGCAAGGAGCCGAGATCGATAGCGGTGTCATGCGACAGCTGCTTTCTGTGGCCTCGGCGAAGTTTATCATGTCGTTGACGGGGCTTTTCTGCTCAATCGTCTTCACGATCCTTCTTAGAAGCATCTACGGGCGACTGGAGCAGTCGATCCATGAACTGTGTGCCGCCATTGAGCAGCGTCTCACCTATATCAGTCTGGAGGCCCTTGCCACAGAACAACTGAAGGCAACCCGGGAACAGCGGGAACATTTCCGATTGATCGGCATGGAGTTGGTCGCGGAGATTGGCCGTCCCTTGAGGGAGGAGCTCCCAGCGGCGATCCAGAGCTCGATTGCTGGGGCCATGGCGCCTATTGTAGAAAGAGTGGGTAAACTCGGCGCAGAGGGCGTCGGAGATATGGTGTCCGGGATTTCGGACAAGCTAACGGATTCTATCGGTATCGCGCTGACCGAGGCGAGCCAGAAAATCTCTGATGCAGGTGAAAGGCTTGGGTTGCTTGCTGATCGGCTGGATCAGAGCTCGGGGCGGATAGGCTCGGAGATGGAGGGCGTGACAGAACGTGTCGCTCAAGCTGTGGAAGACCTCCGTGCGGCTATCACGAATACGGCTGAGGTAACCGGGGGGACGTTTAACGAAGGTGCCGAGAAGCTCCTTGCGGTCATGAACCGTACGCTTGAGGGAATTCGCGACAATACGGGCGAAGGTGCGCGCGCCATGTCGGCAGCGGCTGAGGACATGCGCCAGGCGGCTGAATCCTTCAAACAGGAGATCGAGTCCGCAGCGCGAACAGGTACAGAAGCCGCGCAGGAACGCATGAAACTTGCAGGTCAGCAGGTGAGCTCGGCTATCGGCGATGCCGGCAAGGACGTGGCAGAAGTGTTCAGCCGCACCAGTGCGGAGATTGCTCGGGTTGCGGAAGAGGTCTCCGAGAAAGCCGGCGCCGGCTTGCTCGCTCCGCTGGCTGAAATAGGCTCCAGGTTGGAGGGGCTGGTCAAGCAGTTGAACGACGGTACGTCCAACATGCGACGCATGGCCGATGGGGTGAAGGCGGGTGCCGACGCTTCAGAAAAGGCTGCAGGTACCTTCAATGGAGCGGCTAGCTCCCTTGTTGCCGCTGTCACTCCAGTAAAAGCCGTCGTGGATCGCATGGAAGGTTCGATCCGGCAACTTACCGACAGCACACAACACGCGGCGAGCACTGTTTCGAGGTCTGCGGAGGCGACCGCCGAGTCTGCCGCTTCGGCTCTTGCCGCTGCGAAGGAAATCCTCCAGGCGGAAGCGAAATCCATCGAGAACGCTTTGGGCGGTGTCTCCGTGATGCTGGAACGTCTAAAGGGGCAGGGTGACCGCCTGGATGAGATGGATGGAAAGCTAGGCCAGGCTTTCGATCTCTACACGGAAAATGTGGAGAAGGCCGTCCAAGGCATGTTCGGCCACGTGCGCGATCTGCAGGAAAGGCTAAATCCTGCCCTCGATACCATGCGTGAAATCGTTGAACAGGCCGAGCAATTCGCTCCGGAGTCGCGGAGAGCCTGA
- a CDS encoding BPTD_3080 family restriction endonuclease, whose amino-acid sequence MTKPFYAEPILNSPYDVPTRHHALSESGEPLNQPPIEGRRRSKYVTPVPKSRKIKADAKKQATLDLDQTKDGSSHYNPTPIINEIRGHIASWRSIPNPNDWGVTPVTQRLLQYWRSDNFSGPRPFYCQVEAVETAIWLAEVARKNKQYAHIFRHLEEANRDANPEIFRLALKLATGAGKTTVMAMLIAWQAINAARQPNSSLFSRGFLIVAPGITIKDRLRVLKPSDGNSYYRSRELVPQDMMPDLNKAKIEIVNYHVFQRRKAHELNAVGLRLMKGWKGEAIEELETEGQMLQRACGDLLQMKNVVVINDEAHHCYRERPGSHEEDELKGEEKDEAKENNEAARLWISGIEALKRKVGVRAVYDLSATPFFLRGSGYEEGTLFPWVVSDFSLVDAIECGIVKLPRVPVSDNAVNAATPVFRNLWDHIGKKMPKKGAGKSGDLDPLSIPAELQTALYSLYSHYEKEYDAWQKAGIGVPPVFIVVCNNTASSKLIFEWISGWEREVEGERQTKHYGHLELFRNYDDRNGNRLPRMNTLLIDSQQLESGEALDAKFRDMAEAEIEQFRREIKEREGAAAADKLSDSELLREVMNTVGQKGRLGEQVRCVVSVSMLTEGWDANTVTHILGVRAFGTQLLCEQVIGRGLRRQSYELNDNGLFNTEYADILGIPFDFATEPQEVTRTPPKPTTRVHSLKERNDLSIRFPRVAGYRAELPSESFSANFSADSILDLTPELVGPCTVRLEGLVGEGHDISPDALDDMRPNTVATHLTKKLIEMYFREPDQDVPYYLYNQLQPITRRWIATCLKLTGGTRAGMLTYAELAEKASELIYQAIVRSAGEDGESVVKAMLDPYNPHGYTDHVSFITTKQTLWETRLSHVNYVVCDSDWEAEFARVVEAHPATISYVKNQALGFEVPYRSGSVPRRYLPDFIIQVDDGHGPDDPLNLIVEVKGFRGLDEQIKAETMTNFWVPGVNNLKVYGRWAFAEFRNAFAMEEDYSKLVANFSARIPEEA is encoded by the coding sequence ATGACCAAGCCATTTTACGCCGAGCCAATTCTCAATTCGCCGTATGACGTTCCCACGCGCCATCATGCGCTGTCTGAAAGTGGCGAGCCGCTCAATCAACCGCCCATTGAAGGCCGGCGCCGGTCGAAATACGTGACCCCCGTTCCGAAGAGCCGCAAGATCAAAGCAGACGCCAAAAAGCAGGCTACGCTTGATCTCGACCAGACCAAGGACGGTAGCAGCCACTACAACCCCACGCCGATCATCAATGAAATTCGCGGCCACATCGCGTCATGGCGTTCAATTCCCAATCCAAACGACTGGGGTGTCACGCCCGTTACCCAGCGATTGCTCCAATATTGGCGAAGTGACAACTTCTCCGGCCCCCGCCCCTTTTATTGCCAGGTGGAGGCCGTAGAAACGGCGATCTGGCTTGCGGAGGTGGCACGCAAAAACAAGCAGTACGCTCACATCTTCCGCCATCTCGAAGAAGCAAACCGAGATGCTAACCCAGAAATCTTTCGCCTTGCGCTGAAGTTGGCCACCGGCGCCGGCAAGACAACTGTCATGGCCATGCTCATTGCCTGGCAGGCGATCAATGCCGCTCGGCAGCCGAACTCCAGTTTGTTCTCGAGAGGTTTCCTTATCGTTGCGCCCGGTATCACCATCAAGGACCGACTGCGCGTACTGAAGCCTTCTGACGGCAATAGCTACTATCGTTCTCGGGAACTTGTTCCACAGGACATGATGCCCGACTTGAACAAGGCGAAGATCGAAATCGTCAACTATCATGTTTTTCAGCGGCGCAAGGCTCACGAGCTGAACGCAGTGGGTCTCCGTCTGATGAAGGGCTGGAAAGGCGAAGCAATCGAGGAACTCGAAACCGAGGGACAGATGCTTCAGCGGGCCTGCGGCGATCTCCTGCAGATGAAGAACGTCGTGGTGATCAACGACGAGGCACACCATTGCTATCGCGAACGTCCGGGAAGCCACGAGGAAGATGAACTGAAGGGGGAGGAAAAGGACGAGGCCAAGGAAAACAATGAGGCTGCACGGCTTTGGATTTCCGGCATCGAGGCTTTGAAGCGGAAAGTCGGCGTTCGCGCGGTCTATGATCTCTCGGCGACACCGTTCTTCTTGCGCGGGTCGGGTTATGAGGAAGGCACCCTCTTCCCTTGGGTTGTCTCCGACTTCTCTCTCGTAGATGCAATCGAGTGCGGCATCGTAAAGCTGCCCCGCGTTCCGGTATCGGACAATGCCGTCAATGCCGCCACTCCGGTATTTCGCAATCTATGGGATCACATCGGCAAGAAGATGCCGAAGAAGGGGGCGGGCAAATCCGGCGATCTTGATCCGTTGAGTATACCTGCCGAACTGCAGACCGCGCTCTACTCGCTCTACTCCCATTACGAGAAGGAATACGATGCCTGGCAAAAGGCCGGCATTGGCGTCCCCCCGGTGTTCATCGTCGTCTGCAACAACACTGCCAGTTCGAAGCTCATTTTCGAATGGATTTCGGGCTGGGAACGGGAAGTTGAAGGTGAGCGCCAGACAAAGCACTACGGGCATCTGGAGCTGTTCCGGAACTACGATGACCGCAATGGCAATCGGCTGCCGCGCATGAACACGCTGCTGATCGACTCGCAACAGCTTGAGTCCGGAGAGGCGCTGGATGCCAAGTTCCGCGACATGGCCGAGGCAGAAATCGAGCAGTTCCGTAGGGAAATCAAGGAGCGCGAGGGTGCCGCGGCGGCCGACAAGCTCTCGGACTCGGAGCTATTGCGTGAAGTGATGAACACCGTCGGGCAGAAGGGCCGTCTCGGCGAACAGGTGCGGTGCGTTGTCTCCGTGTCGATGCTGACGGAAGGCTGGGATGCCAACACGGTCACCCACATACTTGGCGTCCGCGCATTCGGAACGCAGCTCCTCTGCGAGCAGGTGATTGGTCGAGGCCTGCGCCGCCAGTCCTACGAGCTGAATGACAACGGATTGTTCAATACCGAATACGCCGACATCCTCGGCATTCCCTTCGACTTTGCCACCGAGCCACAGGAAGTGACGCGCACGCCGCCGAAGCCAACGACACGTGTCCATTCGCTCAAGGAGCGCAACGACCTTTCCATCCGCTTTCCGCGCGTTGCCGGCTATCGCGCCGAGCTCCCCTCTGAGAGCTTTTCGGCCAATTTCTCGGCGGACTCAATCCTCGACCTGACGCCAGAATTGGTCGGCCCCTGTACGGTCCGTCTCGAAGGGCTGGTCGGCGAAGGCCATGACATTTCTCCGGATGCGCTCGATGACATGCGGCCGAACACCGTCGCGACGCATCTCACCAAGAAGCTCATCGAGATGTATTTCCGTGAGCCGGATCAAGACGTTCCCTATTACCTCTATAACCAGCTCCAGCCCATTACGCGACGCTGGATTGCCACTTGCCTGAAGCTCACTGGTGGCACCAGGGCGGGCATGCTGACCTATGCCGAGTTGGCGGAGAAAGCATCCGAACTCATCTACCAAGCCATAGTCCGCAGCGCCGGTGAAGATGGGGAGAGTGTCGTGAAGGCCATGCTCGATCCGTACAATCCGCACGGCTACACCGACCACGTGTCCTTCATCACGACCAAGCAGACGCTCTGGGAAACCCGGCTTTCCCACGTGAACTACGTCGTCTGCGATAGCGATTGGGAGGCGGAATTTGCCCGCGTCGTGGAAGCGCACCCAGCTACGATCTCCTACGTGAAGAACCAGGCACTTGGTTTCGAAGTACCCTATCGCTCAGGCAGCGTGCCGCGCCGCTACCTGCCGGACTTCATCATACAGGTTGATGACGGTCACGGACCGGATGACCCGTTGAACCTGATCGTCGAGGTTAAGGGCTTCCGCGGTCTCGATGAGCAGATCAAGGCTGAGACAATGACGAACTTCTGGGTCCCCGGCGTCAACAACCTAAAGGTCTATGGCCGCTGGGCCTTTGCCGAATTCCGCAATGCTTTTGCGATGGAAGAAGACTACAGCAAGTTAGTAGCTAACTTTAGCGCGAGAATCCCCGAGGAGGCATGA
- a CDS encoding GmrSD restriction endonuclease domain-containing protein, with translation MTGATFKTNPFSLHELLSNCQKGNLQLPDFQRSWVWDEDRIKSLIASVSRAFPVGALMTLETGGEVNFKPRPVEGAPDSAKHVSPSSLLLDGQQRMTSLYQVTLRNKVVETVTPKNKRVKRWFYIYIEMALDAEANREEAIVGVPEDRIVRTDFGREIKLDLSSREHEYASMMFPLTEVFDWDDWQDGFNDHWQGDEGKSAKEKWKAFKKDVLDNFKSYQVPVITLDKATTKEAVCTVFEKVNTGGKPLDAFELVTAMYAADGFELRKDWYGADGQKGRHQRLAETLRPAGRDTGILANVTNTDLLQVISLFHTRDKRRAAESEGKQGKDLPQVTGNRQALLNLPLSAYTAYCDKAEQGFERAAKFLFELNIYKVEDLPYQSQIVPLAAILAENEGALHHATLKQQLQQWYWNGVFGELYGSAVDTRIAKDFMEVPVWLQGGAMPSTVSDTTFRSDRLKTMRMRLSAAYKGMNALLMKEGALDFRSGLKFDHIVFFGESVDIHHIFPKKWCEDNKIKPEVYDSIINKTPLTYRTNRIIGGVAPSDYLATLEKGTSATPPIEAAELDTYLSSHLVDPSLLRADRFIEFMAERQKQLLALIEKATGKQAYRGNQPEEGIDAESEGDEAEAQLTIAAE, from the coding sequence ATGACTGGCGCAACGTTTAAGACGAATCCATTTTCGCTGCACGAATTGCTCAGCAACTGCCAAAAAGGCAATCTCCAACTTCCTGACTTTCAACGCAGTTGGGTATGGGACGAAGATCGCATTAAAAGCCTGATTGCTTCCGTCTCGCGCGCGTTCCCGGTGGGCGCACTAATGACGTTGGAGACCGGCGGCGAGGTCAACTTCAAACCTCGCCCCGTTGAGGGCGCGCCGGATTCAGCAAAGCATGTTTCGCCTTCTTCTCTCCTTCTCGATGGCCAGCAGCGGATGACGTCGTTGTACCAGGTCACCCTTCGTAACAAGGTGGTCGAGACCGTCACACCGAAGAACAAGCGAGTGAAGCGGTGGTTCTACATCTATATCGAAATGGCGCTCGATGCAGAGGCCAATCGAGAGGAAGCCATCGTAGGCGTGCCTGAAGATAGGATTGTTCGGACTGATTTCGGCCGGGAGATCAAGCTCGACCTCTCGTCGCGGGAACACGAATATGCGTCGATGATGTTCCCGCTGACTGAAGTATTCGATTGGGACGACTGGCAGGACGGGTTCAACGACCATTGGCAGGGTGACGAGGGCAAATCCGCAAAGGAGAAATGGAAAGCCTTCAAGAAGGATGTCCTCGATAATTTCAAATCGTACCAGGTGCCGGTTATCACCCTGGACAAGGCCACGACCAAAGAAGCTGTTTGCACCGTCTTCGAGAAGGTCAATACCGGCGGCAAGCCGCTCGACGCCTTCGAGTTGGTAACAGCCATGTATGCAGCGGATGGTTTTGAGCTACGCAAGGACTGGTATGGGGCCGACGGGCAAAAGGGCCGCCACCAAAGGCTTGCAGAGACTCTACGGCCGGCTGGGCGGGACACGGGCATCCTCGCCAACGTGACAAACACCGATCTCCTACAGGTGATTTCGCTCTTCCATACACGCGACAAACGACGTGCCGCCGAATCTGAGGGAAAGCAGGGCAAGGACCTGCCCCAGGTGACGGGCAATCGACAAGCCCTCCTCAATCTACCGCTAAGTGCGTACACCGCCTATTGCGACAAGGCCGAACAGGGTTTCGAGCGGGCTGCCAAGTTTCTGTTCGAACTGAACATCTATAAGGTCGAGGACCTGCCTTATCAGTCGCAGATAGTGCCGCTGGCCGCGATCCTCGCAGAAAACGAGGGAGCTCTTCACCACGCCACGCTGAAACAGCAGCTTCAGCAGTGGTATTGGAACGGCGTCTTCGGCGAACTCTATGGCTCGGCCGTCGATACCCGGATAGCGAAGGACTTCATGGAGGTACCTGTGTGGCTGCAGGGCGGCGCAATGCCTTCAACTGTCAGCGACACAACGTTCCGGTCCGATCGCCTGAAAACCATGCGCATGCGCCTCTCGGCGGCCTACAAGGGCATGAACGCCCTGCTGATGAAGGAAGGCGCTCTCGATTTCCGATCCGGTCTGAAATTTGACCATATCGTCTTTTTCGGCGAGAGCGTCGACATCCACCATATCTTTCCGAAGAAGTGGTGTGAGGACAACAAGATCAAACCGGAAGTTTACGACTCCATCATCAACAAGACACCGCTGACCTATCGCACCAATCGCATTATTGGCGGCGTTGCCCCTTCGGACTATCTGGCTACCCTGGAGAAGGGCACCAGTGCCACCCCACCGATCGAGGCTGCGGAGCTCGACACTTATTTGTCTTCACACCTTGTCGATCCGTCTTTGTTACGGGCAGACAGGTTCATCGAATTCATGGCCGAGCGGCAGAAACAGCTTCTCGCGCTGATCGAGAAGGCAACAGGCAAACAGGCTTATCGCGGCAATCAGCCGGAAGAAGGGATCGACGCCGAGAGCGAGGGCGATGAGGCCGAAGCGCAGCTGACAATCGCGGCGGAGTAG
- a CDS encoding site-specific DNA-methyltransferase: MAKTPREKDVSTLTHDKAVRLNNPTAEMASLYEQQMEMLGESSREMRIPRDRPLAHGEERDRDMDRDPQVIWNGAKIRITQAQMRKLAETGEIEIGDAQLVWRGKDRQDWSDLVVNAPPLYIQEKVHPKAIIDDLKRRTNKAREEKSDAPDLFADFNGIADPEARAEFYQHTKHWQNRMILGDSLQVMASLAEREEMRGKVQSIFFDPPYGIKFNSNWQVSTMSRDVKDGKKEDVSREPEQVKAFRDTWKDGIHSYLTYLRDRLMVARELLAESGSIFVQIGDENVHRVRALMDEVFGEENFVSEITFQKTGGQTSDLLPAVQDYLIWYCRDISKIKFRRPYFTKELGVGHGSGARYDQMDEDGRAFQLTSLTSNRPPGSFPVKFEGTTFGPSGGYWKTGQAGFEKLLKASRIKKAGRTLRYVRYIDDFRAYPVSNIWTDTAGSPDKTYVVQTSPSVLQRCILMTSDPGDLVFDPTCGSGTTAYVAEQWGRRWITVDTSRVALALARTRLMSARFPYYLLADSREGRAKEQDVSGKILADTPVTGDIRQGFIYDRAARVTLKSIANNAEIDVIWEKWQDVLEPLRRRLNEALSTAFEEWEIPRDLDAWLDSKDGQAKVHLVTDAVRKLHAAWWEGRISRQQEIDGSIARAADVELLYDRPYEDKSKVRVAGPFTVESLSPHRVVAAREDTLGAELAAAGAITSRASAPANMPEADFGEMVLAHLRSAGVHQQAKADTIHFNSIEPWPGNYIAAEGRYTDGGAAEKRAAILVGPEFGTLTRSQITAAAREASDARFDVLIACAFNFDAQATDLNRLGPLAILKARMNPDLHMAEDLKNTGKGNLFVVFGEPDVEILDAPSGEIRVKVHGVDVFDPSTGEIRSDDVKGIAAWFIDTDYDEESFFVRHAYFLGANDPYKSLKTVLKAEIDPDAWGTLYADTSRPFARPSTGRIAVKVINHFGDEVLKVFGV, translated from the coding sequence ATGGCCAAGACCCCGCGCGAAAAAGATGTCTCCACCCTCACACACGACAAGGCGGTGCGGCTGAACAACCCGACGGCCGAGATGGCGTCGCTCTATGAGCAGCAGATGGAAATGCTGGGCGAGAGTTCTCGCGAGATGCGCATCCCACGCGATCGGCCGCTGGCGCATGGCGAGGAGCGGGATCGGGACATGGACCGCGACCCCCAGGTCATCTGGAACGGCGCGAAGATCAGGATCACGCAGGCGCAGATGAGAAAGCTGGCCGAGACAGGCGAGATCGAGATCGGCGACGCCCAACTTGTCTGGCGCGGCAAGGACCGTCAGGACTGGTCCGATCTCGTGGTCAATGCGCCGCCGCTTTACATCCAGGAAAAGGTGCATCCCAAGGCGATCATCGACGATTTGAAGCGTCGGACGAACAAGGCCCGCGAGGAGAAGTCGGACGCGCCGGACCTGTTTGCCGATTTCAACGGCATTGCCGATCCGGAGGCTCGGGCGGAATTCTACCAACACACCAAGCATTGGCAAAACCGCATGATCCTCGGCGACTCGCTGCAGGTGATGGCGAGCCTTGCCGAGCGGGAGGAGATGCGCGGCAAGGTGCAGAGCATCTTCTTTGATCCGCCCTATGGCATCAAGTTCAACTCGAACTGGCAGGTCTCGACCATGAGCCGGGACGTGAAGGACGGCAAGAAGGAGGATGTCTCCAGAGAGCCAGAACAGGTGAAGGCCTTCCGCGACACCTGGAAGGATGGCATCCACTCTTACCTCACCTATCTTCGCGACCGGCTGATGGTGGCGCGGGAACTGCTCGCCGAAAGCGGCTCGATCTTCGTGCAGATCGGCGACGAGAACGTGCATCGAGTGCGGGCTCTGATGGATGAGGTATTTGGCGAGGAGAATTTTGTCAGCGAGATCACCTTCCAAAAGACTGGCGGCCAAACAAGCGACCTCCTACCCGCTGTTCAGGACTATCTGATTTGGTACTGCCGAGACATCAGCAAGATCAAATTCCGCAGACCCTATTTTACAAAGGAACTTGGTGTTGGTCACGGTTCGGGCGCTCGATACGATCAAATGGACGAGGATGGTCGCGCCTTTCAGCTCACGAGCCTAACTTCAAATAGGCCGCCTGGTTCATTTCCGGTTAAATTTGAAGGAACAACCTTTGGCCCGAGCGGAGGATACTGGAAGACAGGACAAGCTGGCTTTGAAAAGCTTCTAAAGGCAAGCAGGATCAAGAAGGCGGGGCGCACTCTACGTTATGTGCGCTACATCGATGATTTTCGCGCCTATCCCGTGTCAAACATCTGGACTGACACGGCGGGCAGCCCAGACAAAACATACGTAGTCCAAACCAGCCCGTCTGTTTTGCAGCGATGCATTCTGATGACCAGTGATCCAGGCGATCTGGTCTTTGATCCTACCTGCGGCTCGGGCACGACAGCCTATGTCGCCGAACAGTGGGGCCGACGCTGGATCACCGTTGATACATCACGTGTGGCGCTGGCTCTTGCCCGCACGCGGCTGATGAGCGCGCGCTTCCCCTACTACCTTTTGGCTGACAGCCGCGAGGGTCGCGCCAAGGAGCAGGACGTCTCCGGAAAGATTCTAGCCGATACCCCAGTCACGGGCGATATCCGGCAGGGCTTCATCTATGATCGTGCAGCTCGTGTGACGCTAAAAAGCATCGCCAACAATGCCGAGATCGACGTGATCTGGGAAAAGTGGCAGGACGTGCTGGAGCCGCTGCGGCGGCGGCTCAACGAGGCGCTGTCCACCGCCTTCGAGGAATGGGAAATCCCCCGCGATCTCGACGCCTGGCTTGACAGCAAGGACGGGCAGGCCAAGGTGCATCTGGTGACCGACGCGGTGCGCAAGCTGCATGCCGCCTGGTGGGAGGGCCGCATCAGCAGGCAGCAGGAGATCGACGGCTCGATCGCCCGCGCCGCCGATGTCGAACTGCTCTACGACCGCCCCTATGAGGACAAGAGCAAGGTGCGCGTCGCCGGGCCTTTCACCGTCGAGAGCCTGTCGCCGCATCGCGTCGTCGCCGCGCGCGAGGACACGCTGGGCGCGGAACTGGCCGCAGCCGGTGCAATCACGTCCCGCGCGTCCGCCCCCGCTAATATGCCGGAGGCCGATTTCGGCGAGATGGTGCTAGCGCATCTTCGCAGCGCCGGCGTCCACCAGCAGGCAAAGGCCGATACGATCCACTTCAATTCCATCGAGCCCTGGCCGGGCAACTATATCGCCGCCGAGGGCCGCTATACCGATGGCGGCGCGGCGGAGAAGCGCGCGGCGATCCTTGTTGGACCTGAATTCGGCACGCTGACCCGCAGTCAGATCACCGCTGCAGCTCGGGAAGCCTCCGACGCCCGCTTCGACGTGCTGATCGCCTGCGCCTTCAATTTCGATGCGCAAGCGACCGACCTCAACCGGCTCGGCCCACTCGCCATCCTGAAGGCACGCATGAACCCCGACCTGCACATGGCCGAGGACCTGAAGAACACCGGAAAGGGCAACCTCTTCGTCGTCTTCGGTGAGCCGGACGTCGAAATCCTCGATGCGCCCAGCGGCGAGATCAGGGTGAAGGTCCACGGCGTCGATGTCTTCGACCCCTCCACCGGCGAAATCCGCTCCGACGACGTCAAGGGCATCGCCGCCTGGTTCATCGACACCGATTACGACGAGGAGAGCTTCTTCGTCCGCCACGCCTATTTCCTCGGCGCGAACGATCCCTACAAGTCGCTGAAGACCGTGCTGAAGGCGGAGATCGACCCGGATGCGTGGGGGACGCTTTATGCGGACACGTCGCGGCCGTTCGCTCGGCCGAGCACGGGGAGGATCGCGGTGAAGGTGATCAACCACTTCGGGGACGAGGTGTTGAAGGTGTTTGGGGTGTAG
- a CDS encoding PGN_0703 family putative restriction endonuclease, with protein MNTFIRVQRESQSKFFADSEPGHGGYRGSAYRLDPVSFERNLAPSIRSVVPAYFTHKGIQWHTHSNHGLSSQVCCLNFLAPLARKPEMLARLVQAALGGEKPTMRPIEEGPDGEWFVGFEWIGGDYLNESGKNGSRSRGANATSADAVLMFERDGKLETLLIEWKYTECYGAPISANGNATRLKRYEKLAFYPEGPIRADLGLALEDFFWEPFYQLLRQQMLAFQMEKAREYGADIVRVLHLSPAGNSALKAVTAPRLREYGSDFASVWPKLLQSPDRFTSLDISSAFKPILQSAGGAEWAAYMTSRYSSLFSASTVSQIPT; from the coding sequence ATGAATACGTTCATAAGGGTCCAGCGGGAAAGTCAATCCAAGTTCTTCGCCGACTCCGAGCCCGGGCACGGAGGATACCGTGGTTCAGCCTATCGCCTCGATCCGGTGAGCTTTGAGCGGAATCTCGCTCCGTCGATCAGGAGCGTCGTCCCCGCGTATTTCACACACAAAGGCATCCAGTGGCACACGCACAGCAATCATGGTCTGTCATCGCAGGTTTGCTGTCTGAATTTTCTGGCACCTCTGGCTCGAAAGCCAGAAATGCTTGCGCGTCTAGTTCAGGCGGCACTTGGGGGTGAAAAGCCGACCATGCGGCCGATCGAAGAAGGTCCGGATGGTGAGTGGTTTGTCGGATTTGAGTGGATCGGCGGAGACTATCTGAACGAGTCAGGTAAAAATGGTTCTCGCTCGCGTGGCGCGAACGCGACATCCGCTGACGCGGTGTTGATGTTCGAGCGAGATGGCAAACTGGAAACGCTGTTGATCGAGTGGAAGTACACCGAGTGCTACGGTGCTCCGATCAGCGCGAACGGAAATGCTACGCGTCTGAAGCGCTACGAAAAACTCGCCTTTTACCCAGAGGGACCAATCCGTGCTGACCTTGGCTTGGCATTGGAGGATTTTTTCTGGGAGCCGTTCTACCAGCTTCTCCGTCAGCAGATGTTGGCATTCCAGATGGAGAAGGCCCGAGAATATGGCGCGGACATCGTGCGAGTGCTGCATCTCTCGCCCGCCGGCAATTCGGCTTTGAAAGCGGTAACCGCTCCCAGACTTCGGGAGTACGGATCGGATTTCGCATCGGTCTGGCCGAAACTGCTGCAGTCCCCCGACCGGTTCACAAGCCTCGATATTTCGTCAGCCTTCAAGCCGATCCTGCAAAGTGCAGGTGGCGCGGAATGGGCTGCATACATGACATCGCGCTACTCGAGCCTCTTCTCCGCCTCGACGGTGAGCCAGATTCCGACATGA